Proteins encoded by one window of Panicum virgatum strain AP13 chromosome 7N, P.virgatum_v5, whole genome shotgun sequence:
- the LOC120683588 gene encoding uncharacterized protein LOC120683588, whose amino-acid sequence MSLRYVSRVGARAAQAVRESTGRSVKDKAQSASSSASMARSSRAPAAGSVDSGRASAAAAARRKAEEERRRRAEQALRTVMFLSVWGPNT is encoded by the coding sequence ATGAGCTTGAGGTACGTGAGCCGggtgggcgcgcgggcggcgcaggcggtgCGGGAGAGCACCGGCAGGTCCGTCAAGGACAAGGCGCAGTCGGCCTCGTCGTCGGCGTCGATGGCGCGGAGCAGCAGGGCGCCTGCCGCCGGGTCGGTGGACTCGGGcagggcgagcgccgccgcggcggcgaggaggaaggcggaggaggagaggcggcggcgggccgagcAGGCGCTGCGCACCGTCATGTTCCTCTCCGTCTGGGGGCCCAACACCTAA
- the LOC120682626 gene encoding diacylglycerol kinase 5-like, which yields MDLHRNGTNGSCSSPCGPLTDYYIPDYILKPDAGQIIPDNAPCCPVVVFINSRSGGQLGSSLIKTYRELLNEAQVFDLSEEAPDKVLHRLYCNLEKLKSNGDPLAIQIQKSLRLIVAGGDGTASWLLGVVSDLKLSHPPPVATVPLGTGNNLPFSFGWGKKNPATDQAAVKSFLAQVKGAREMNIDSWHIIMRMRIPQDGPCDPIAPLDLPHSLHAFHRVSDCDSLNVEGYHTFRGGFWNYFSMGMDAQVSYEFHSERKRNPEKFKNQLTNQGTYAKLGLKQGWFAASITHPSSRNIAQLAKVKIMKRPGGQWKELMIPRSIRSIICLNLPSFSGGFNPWGTPSTRKVQGRDLTAPYVDDGLIEVVGFRDAWHGLVLLAPNGHGTRLAQAHRIRFEFHKGAAEHTFMRIDGEPWKQPLPKEDDTVVVEISHLRQVAMLANDPCKSKSVNDPSSPSCHSHDDDDSNSLEDEDEWEDGRKKFGAAATFKIPDEVEIAHLS from the exons ATGGATCTACATAGAAATGGAACTAATGGTTCCTGCTCCAGCCCATGCGGGCCATTGACAGACTACTACATCCCAGATTACATACTGAAACCGGACGCTGGACAAATCATTCCGGACAATGCGCCATGTTGTCCTGTGGTAGTCTTCATCAACTCCAGAAGTGGTGGTCAACTGGGAAGCAGTCTGATCAAAACATACCGTGAACTTCTCAATGAAGCACAG GTTTTTGATCTCTCAGAAGAGGCTCCTGATAAGGTTCTGCACAGATTGTACTGCAACTTGGAAAAGCTCAAGTCTAACGGTGACCCTCTTGctattcaaattcaaaagaGCTTGAGACTAATT GTTGCTGGTGGTGATGGCACAGCAAGTTGGCTGCTTGGAGTAGTTAGTGATCTTAAGCTTTCGCATCCACCTCCTGTTGCTACTGTGCCTCTAGGAACTGGAAACAACCTACCTTTCTCATTTGGATGG GGAAAAAAGAATCCAGCTACTGATCAAGCGGCGGTGAAATCATTCCTGGCCCAAGTAAAAGGAGCAAGGGAAATGAATATTGATAG TTGGCATATCATCATGAGGATGCGCATTCCACAGGATGGCCCATGTGATCCTATTGCTCCCTTAGACCTTCCACATTCATTGCATGCATTCCACCGTGTATCAGACTGCGACTCTCTCAATGTG GAGGGTTACCACACATTCCGTGGAGGATTCTGGAATTATTTTAGCATGG GAATGGATGCACAAGTATCTTATGAATTCCACTCTGAAAGGAAGAGAAATCCAGAGAAGTTCAAAAACCAGCTAACAAATCAG GGTACATATGCTAAGCTTGGACTTAAACAAGGATGGTTTGCTGCTTCTATAACCCATCCTTCCTCAAG GAACATTGCCCAACTTGCAAAGGTGAAGATCATGAAAAGACCTGGTGGCCAGTGGAAAGAGCTTATGATTCCTCGCAG CATTCGATCAATTATCTGCCTCAACCTGCCAAGTTTCTCGGGAGGATTTAACCCTTGGGGCACACCTAGCACGAGGAAAGTACAAGGC AGAGACCTGACTGCACCATATGTTGATGATGGCCTTATTGAGGTTGTTGGTTTCCGTGATGCCTGGCATGGGCTCGTCTTGCTGGCACCTAATGGCCATGGAACCCGGCTAGCGCAG GCCCACCGAATCCGTTTCGAGTTTCACAAAGGAGCTGCCGAGCACACATTCATGAGGATCGACGGGGAGCCATGGAAGCAGCCTCTCCCCAAGGAGGACGACACCGTAGTCGTTGAGATCTCGCACCTCCGCCAGGTGGCCATGCTGGCCAATGACCCGTGCAAGTCGAAGAGCGTCAACGACCCCTCCTCCCCGTCGTGCCACagccacgacgacgacgacagcaacagcctggaggacgaggacgagtgGGAGGACGGGAGGAAGAAGTTCGGTGCGGCGGCCACTTTCAAGATCCCCGACGAGGTGGAAATCGCTCATCTTAGCTAG